TATAGAGCCCCGCTTTCTTGATGTAGGCAAGTACAGACTGCGGCACCATGAAGTTAGGTATACGATCCTTCTTAATGTAGGATCTGACTGCACTTGAACTAATATCCATAAGGGGCACATCAACCCAGATAACAGGATATGAGGTTCCAGCCTTATACTTAGGACGCGGTACACCAACAAATTGAACCATCTCGATAAGTTCATCAATACGGTGCCATTTTGGTAGGTACTCGACCATATCAGCTCCAATAATAAAGTAATAATCCGTATCCGGATTAGCCTCTGTCAAGAGCTTCATGGTGTCATAGGTATAGCTGATTCCCTTACGTTCCAACTCGATGGTTTCAATATCCAAACCTGCGATGCCGTTAGTAGCCAACATAAGCATATTAAGGCGATGCTTTTCATCAATAGTCTCTTTTTTATCGATATGAGGGGGCTCAAATTCAGGCATAAGAAGAACTTCATCGAGACCTAACTGCTGACGCACCTGGTCTGCAACAACCAGGTGGGCATTGTGAACAGGATTGAAATTTCCACCTAATATTCCAACCTGCTTACGGCCGGTATCTTTAATTTCTTCCTCTAGTTGAACCTTTGTAAACGGGGTTACAAGATCTAATGCCATGTTCGTCTCCTCTTATTCAAGCATTATATGATTTTTTTAACATCTTCAATGCTTTAAAAGTGTTTCTATACCTTAATTTGTCCTTCACCAAGTAACGTCAGCAACTATTTTTGGATGGCTTTAACATTTGGTGACAACTTACGATTTTCTTTTTTAGCAGATTCCTTGTAAAGAATCAAGATACGTCCAATCTTGAGGACTGTATCACAGCCGATTTCTTCTTCCAAAATTTCAGCAACTTCATGGATATCTTCCATAGTATTTTGAAGAAGGGTTACCTTAATTAACTCACGGGCATCAAGGGCGTTACGAACGCTAGTTTTGATATGATCGTTAAGACCGTTTTTCCCAATTTGTACAATAGGTTTAAGGGTGTGGGCTTCCGATTTGAGGAAGGCACGTTGTTTTGATGTTAGTGACATGTTTATTCCTTTTTAATTTTTTGATGTTTTTCTTAGATGATAGGGTCGCTCGTAAACTTTGGGTTCCATGGCTAATTTTTTGAGCTTAAAGTTTCAAAAATTTCGAATCCACGTAACATAGTATGTTGCTTGGATTACTATCAGGGCGAAAAACACATTGTTTGCTTATGGCTTAACTCTAGGCAAACTTTATGATCATTGAAAAGACTTTTTTATACTTTTAACTGCTTCATTAGGTTTAAATAATTGCTTTTCGCACAACGACACCAACGCCTTCTGGTGCCCAGGCAGCAACGATGGTTGGTTGGTCTGCTTTCCCTTGAACACGAATCCAGCCTAATCCTGAAAAGACAACGTCTGTCTTATCTTTGATAGTGAACTCGTGACGGACTAGTTTTGGAAAATCAGCCAATTCCTTAGGCCCAGGTGGCATAAGGAGACTTCCAACGTGCTTGTCATAAAAGGCATCTGCGCCGTCAAGTTTGGTACGGTGAAGCTTTAGATTATTGTCAAAGAAGGCTGTAAAACCTTGTTTATCACCATCAATGAAGTCAAAACGTCCTAGTCCACCTAGAAATAGGGTTTGGCCTGCATTTAACTGATAAGTCTTCGGTTTGATTTCCTTCTTAGGACTAACGTATTTGAGGTACTTAGCTGACAGATAGTGCGCCATCTGGTGACGG
This region of Streptococcus thermophilus genomic DNA includes:
- a CDS encoding nicotinate-nucleotide adenylyltransferase, with the protein product MALDLVTPFTKVQLEEEIKDTGRKQVGILGGNFNPVHNAHLVVADQVRQQLGLDEVLLMPEFEPPHIDKKETIDEKHRLNMLMLATNGIAGLDIETIELERKGISYTYDTMKLLTEANPDTDYYFIIGADMVEYLPKWHRIDELIEMVQFVGVPRPKYKAGTSYPVIWVDVPLMDISSSAVRSYIKKDRIPNFMVPQSVLAYIKKAGLYK
- the yhbY gene encoding ribosome assembly RNA-binding protein YhbY, with protein sequence MSLTSKQRAFLKSEAHTLKPIVQIGKNGLNDHIKTSVRNALDARELIKVTLLQNTMEDIHEVAEILEEEIGCDTVLKIGRILILYKESAKKENRKLSPNVKAIQK